The Treponema medium genome has a window encoding:
- a CDS encoding ABC transporter permease gives MNFLLAWKLALRYLGLNAGKAVSNARKSLIGAVWGIGISIIPLVIVLVVSDGMIKGITSRMIELGSGHLQILDLRPTPRSAQTADERKQSAQEVFDSIRMNALPVLTGSRRQQEGTGLLIGKTGRSGGTIRAIEAGYFTENPAARNLLTVVDGSLEFDGARSILLGKKIAEKTGLKVGDSCSLLTLLPQYTGNQTKPKLTRFKVAGILSSGYQELDALWIFIPLASADTVLSPQSSLSALTVSIADPFNDTLLTEVKDAIQQLLPAGFSVYTWQDLNRSQFYSFQTSKNLLMFIMFLILLAASVNVSSAMVMLIMERRKEIAILKATGAHPFFITLSFLLAGLFTGVAGLCIGLTGGILAALHINELFVAFEHAINAGQTAFYYMLGKTGSPETIRLLAPEYYLEYIPISLNMTELYIIAAGTLILSVIVCLLPAVYAGKEKPLDSMRKV, from the coding sequence ATGAATTTTTTATTGGCATGGAAGCTGGCGCTGCGGTATCTGGGGCTGAATGCGGGAAAGGCAGTTTCAAATGCGCGGAAGAGTTTAATCGGCGCTGTTTGGGGAATCGGTATCAGTATTATCCCTTTGGTGATTGTGCTTGTGGTTTCCGATGGGATGATCAAGGGAATTACCTCCCGCATGATTGAACTCGGAAGCGGGCACCTGCAGATACTCGATCTACGTCCTACCCCCCGCAGTGCACAGACAGCTGATGAGCGGAAACAGAGCGCCCAAGAGGTTTTTGATTCAATCCGTATGAATGCACTGCCGGTGCTCACCGGTTCGCGGCGGCAGCAGGAGGGTACCGGTTTACTCATCGGCAAGACCGGCCGCAGCGGTGGCACGATACGGGCAATAGAGGCGGGCTATTTTACCGAAAATCCCGCTGCACGAAACCTATTAACGGTGGTGGACGGCAGTCTTGAATTTGACGGCGCCCGTTCTATCTTGCTCGGCAAAAAGATTGCGGAGAAAACCGGTCTTAAAGTCGGAGACAGCTGTTCATTGCTCACGCTGCTGCCGCAGTATACAGGCAACCAGACAAAGCCGAAGCTCACCCGTTTTAAGGTGGCGGGTATTCTTTCTTCCGGCTATCAGGAGTTGGATGCACTGTGGATTTTTATCCCGTTGGCATCTGCCGATACAGTGTTATCGCCGCAGTCCTCGCTGAGCGCTCTTACAGTCAGCATTGCAGATCCTTTTAATGACACTTTACTTACGGAAGTAAAAGACGCTATTCAGCAATTATTGCCGGCGGGATTTTCGGTGTATACGTGGCAGGATTTAAACCGCTCTCAGTTTTATTCATTTCAGACTTCAAAGAATCTTTTGATGTTCATCATGTTTTTAATTCTTCTTGCAGCTTCGGTCAATGTTTCGTCGGCAATGGTGATGCTCATCATGGAGCGACGGAAGGAAATTGCAATTCTTAAAGCGACCGGTGCGCATCCGTTTTTTATCACTCTGTCGTTTTTACTGGCAGGTCTCTTTACAGGAGTGGCAGGCCTCTGTATCGGCTTAACCGGCGGAATCCTTGCGGCCTTGCACATCAATGAGCTGTTTGTCGCTTTTGAACACGCAATCAACGCGGGGCAGACTGCGTTCTATTATATGCTGGGAAAAACGGGCAGCCCTGAAACTATCCGCCTCTTAGCGCCCGAATACTATTTAGAGTATATCCCCATATCGTTAAATATGACCGAACTGTATATAATTGCCGCCGGAACACTTATTCTGTCGGTGATTGTTTGCTTGCTGCCCGCCGTGTATGCAGGTAAAGAAAAGCCCTTGGACAGTATGCGGAAAGTATAG
- a CDS encoding polyprenyl synthetase family protein → MNDEFKQRLEKIERALHIAFLPDAPESAAEQNPIALLSAPCASLVSGGGKRWRPLLAVLAYQLAGGNSEDIYTLTPLIEGIHTASLIHDDIEDNSELRRGQPAAHVAYGLDSALNSGSWLYFRALQSLEDYQAPASIKLDLYATALTQIRALHEGQALDIHWHRTVGFFPSQQDYERMIRLKTGALAALAAYTGMRAAGKKHEESKVFAALFAGAGVGFQILDDVKNISTGNAGKKRGDDIVEGKKSLPVILHIEKHPEDAAALTAHFEQAQREGIDSPAVEKAIALLSSSGSIADAEMQGKKKIDSVLEQLETQYGSTVKKMFEALFNLMQGRTTF, encoded by the coding sequence ATGAATGATGAATTTAAGCAACGGCTTGAAAAGATTGAACGCGCGCTGCATATTGCATTTTTACCCGATGCACCGGAGTCCGCTGCGGAACAGAATCCTATTGCACTTTTATCCGCTCCGTGCGCCTCGTTGGTGTCCGGCGGCGGAAAACGCTGGAGACCGTTGCTTGCGGTTCTTGCCTATCAGCTTGCAGGGGGCAATAGCGAGGATATCTACACACTTACGCCGCTAATCGAGGGAATCCATACGGCAAGTCTTATTCATGACGATATAGAAGACAATTCCGAACTGCGCCGCGGACAGCCTGCCGCTCATGTGGCCTACGGGCTCGATTCGGCACTTAATTCGGGCAGCTGGCTTTACTTTCGGGCATTGCAATCGCTCGAAGACTATCAGGCTCCTGCAAGCATAAAGCTCGATTTATATGCTACGGCGCTTACGCAGATTCGCGCCCTGCATGAAGGACAGGCGCTCGATATCCACTGGCATCGGACTGTCGGCTTTTTTCCCTCACAACAGGACTATGAACGGATGATTCGTTTGAAGACTGGGGCGCTCGCCGCGCTTGCCGCCTATACCGGTATGCGCGCTGCAGGAAAAAAACATGAAGAAAGCAAAGTTTTTGCAGCGCTTTTTGCAGGGGCTGGTGTCGGTTTCCAGATACTCGACGATGTAAAAAATATCAGCACGGGAAATGCCGGGAAAAAACGGGGCGACGATATTGTGGAAGGGAAAAAGAGCTTACCCGTAATACTGCATATCGAAAAACATCCGGAAGATGCTGCGGCTCTTACCGCTCATTTTGAACAGGCGCAGCGAGAAGGTATTGATTCCCCTGCGGTAGAAAAAGCGATTGCATTGTTGAGCTCAAGCGGTTCGATTGCCGATGCGGAAATGCAGGGAAAGAAAAAGATCGATTCTGTACTGGAGCAGCTTGAAACACAGTACGGCAGCACGGTAAAAAAGATGTTCGAAGCGCTCTTTAACCTTATGCAAGGGCGGACAACCTTTTAA
- a CDS encoding SAM-dependent methyltransferase, whose amino-acid sequence MGNQYREPDYWSRKAFAEGYPARSVYKLEEMQKKFNLFGKNDSILDLGAAPGSWTTFLLRFLSSEGRVCAVDLQPLSESIRDSRLSFFQGDLTAAAMAVAVKSCGPYRSVICDAAPATTGNKTVDTARSAALVDMALYYAETQLEAHGSFVVKIFQGGSEQQYLQHMRKLFKTARAFKPEACRSSSFETYLLGLDFKSRV is encoded by the coding sequence ATGGGAAATCAGTATCGGGAACCGGACTATTGGTCGCGTAAGGCTTTTGCGGAAGGCTATCCGGCGCGGTCGGTTTACAAATTAGAAGAAATGCAAAAGAAATTTAATCTATTCGGGAAAAATGATAGCATACTTGACCTTGGCGCCGCGCCGGGAAGCTGGACAACTTTTTTGCTGCGGTTTCTTTCTTCGGAAGGCCGCGTATGCGCAGTGGATTTGCAACCACTTTCAGAATCGATCCGGGATTCGCGGCTTTCGTTTTTCCAAGGGGATCTAACCGCAGCGGCTATGGCTGTTGCGGTAAAAAGCTGCGGTCCCTACCGTTCCGTTATTTGTGATGCGGCGCCCGCTACTACCGGCAATAAAACCGTCGATACCGCTCGCTCCGCCGCTCTTGTCGATATGGCGCTTTACTATGCCGAAACGCAGCTTGAAGCTCACGGCAGCTTTGTTGTCAAGATCTTTCAGGGTGGCAGTGAACAACAGTACCTACAGCACATGCGAAAGTTGTTTAAAACCGCCCGAGCCTTTAAACCGGAGGCATGCCGCAGCAGCAGCTTCGAAACCTACCTGCTCGGCTTAGATTTTAAAAGCCGTGTGTAA
- the fusA gene encoding elongation factor G — MGIGTEKIRTIAIAGHGQSGKTTLIENLAAVTGTIARAEPVAGGKTISDYTPEEIERKISIYSALVSANWNDMVINFWDTPGSSDFMGEVIAAFRSAETGLMVLDAKSGVQIETIKYWRDLDRRNKPRLVFVNKMDEDRADFDHAMQDVKTQFKADVFAVTFPIGKGADLTGIVDVLHGVAYQIDSNGKEKEIPIPDSEKKRYEEMREILAGAAAEGDEDLLVKFIDEGELNSDEIAKGLTLAMKNNRIVPIFAGAAQMGLGLTALLRFITEILPSPTGCLERAVKGEEECTIKIDSEPAFSGFIVKTANDQFSGRLSYIKVITGTLVSDAEVYNINEQKKERVGKLYRAAGKKLTEVKELAAGDVGVAVKLAAAKTNDTLAASQDCPPFVKLRNPDPIYSLAVAAVDKKNDDKLGEQLLRACEEDMTLSFVYNPETKQNVFSGMGDLHTSIVLDRIKKQTKIEVQTSIPRIAYRETIRQKAQAEYTHKKQSGGHGQFGRVVLAIEPLERGAKYSFTNAVFGGAISKGYIPGVEKGVKEAMENGVMAGYPVVDVGTTVLDGKEHPVDSSEMAFKIAARNAFKNAMRNAGPILLEPIMNLTVYVETAYLGDIMSDLSSRRGRILGQSQLANGIEEIRAQVPHKELLRYAIDLRSMTSGTGSFEMSFDHYDPISGKIADEVVAAAKAFIEEQEE; from the coding sequence ATGGGAATTGGAACAGAGAAAATAAGAACGATTGCGATTGCTGGACACGGACAGTCCGGCAAAACAACGCTTATTGAAAATCTTGCGGCAGTAACGGGTACAATTGCACGGGCAGAACCGGTTGCAGGCGGTAAAACGATTAGCGACTACACGCCCGAAGAAATAGAGCGGAAAATTTCGATATATTCGGCATTGGTGTCGGCGAATTGGAACGATATGGTGATCAATTTCTGGGATACACCCGGATCTTCTGACTTTATGGGCGAAGTTATTGCTGCTTTCCGATCGGCGGAAACGGGCTTGATGGTACTCGATGCAAAATCGGGAGTACAGATTGAAACCATTAAATACTGGCGAGACCTTGACCGCCGGAATAAACCTCGCTTGGTTTTTGTTAATAAAATGGATGAAGACCGCGCCGACTTCGATCACGCGATGCAGGATGTAAAAACTCAGTTTAAAGCTGATGTATTTGCGGTTACCTTTCCGATTGGGAAAGGCGCCGATCTTACCGGTATTGTTGACGTATTGCACGGTGTAGCATATCAAATAGATTCAAACGGAAAAGAAAAAGAGATACCTATTCCCGATTCGGAAAAAAAACGATACGAGGAAATGCGTGAGATTCTTGCAGGAGCTGCAGCGGAAGGTGATGAAGATTTATTAGTAAAATTCATCGACGAAGGAGAACTCAATAGCGATGAGATTGCGAAGGGACTCACACTTGCGATGAAAAACAATAGAATTGTGCCGATCTTTGCCGGAGCCGCACAAATGGGACTCGGCTTAACAGCGCTTTTACGCTTTATCACGGAGATTTTACCGTCTCCGACCGGTTGTTTGGAACGTGCGGTAAAAGGTGAAGAAGAATGTACCATCAAGATTGATTCGGAGCCTGCGTTCTCCGGCTTTATCGTTAAAACCGCAAATGACCAGTTTTCAGGGCGGCTTTCGTACATCAAAGTTATTACCGGCACACTCGTATCGGATGCGGAAGTGTATAACATCAACGAACAAAAGAAAGAACGAGTTGGTAAGTTATACCGTGCTGCAGGAAAGAAGTTGACCGAAGTAAAGGAACTCGCCGCCGGAGATGTCGGCGTTGCGGTTAAACTCGCGGCGGCAAAAACCAACGATACCCTCGCCGCATCCCAAGATTGCCCGCCGTTTGTAAAACTGCGCAATCCCGATCCTATCTATTCGCTTGCGGTTGCAGCCGTTGATAAGAAAAATGATGACAAACTCGGCGAGCAACTGCTCCGTGCCTGCGAAGAAGATATGACGCTCTCTTTTGTCTACAACCCCGAAACAAAACAGAATGTATTCTCCGGCATGGGAGACTTGCATACCTCCATCGTACTTGATCGTATCAAGAAGCAGACAAAGATTGAAGTACAAACCTCTATTCCCCGCATTGCTTACCGCGAAACCATCCGGCAAAAAGCGCAAGCGGAATATACACATAAAAAGCAATCGGGTGGACACGGTCAGTTCGGGCGGGTCGTACTGGCGATTGAACCGCTGGAGCGTGGTGCAAAATACAGCTTTACTAACGCGGTATTCGGTGGTGCGATTTCCAAGGGCTACATTCCCGGTGTCGAAAAGGGTGTAAAAGAAGCGATGGAAAACGGCGTTATGGCGGGTTATCCCGTTGTCGATGTCGGTACGACGGTATTGGACGGTAAAGAACATCCCGTAGATTCTTCTGAAATGGCCTTTAAAATTGCGGCACGGAATGCATTCAAAAATGCAATGCGCAATGCGGGGCCGATTCTGTTGGAACCGATTATGAATTTAACGGTCTATGTGGAAACTGCCTACCTCGGCGATATTATGAGTGATCTATCTTCGCGCCGCGGTCGGATACTCGGTCAATCTCAGCTTGCAAATGGTATTGAAGAAATCCGCGCACAAGTACCGCACAAAGAACTGCTTCGTTACGCTATCGATCTGCGGTCGATGACCAGCGGTACCGGTTCTTTTGAGATGTCATTTGATCACTACGACCCGATATCCGGTAAAATTGCCGATGAGGTAGTTGCCGCTGCCAAGGCATTTATCGAAGAACAAGAGGAATAA